In Oceanibaculum nanhaiense, the genomic stretch TCGATATCGTTCAGGCCCGAACCGATGCCGAGTTCCTCGACCTCCTGCAGGGCGGCACTGACCTCCAGCTTGGGCTGCGCAATAAGCCGCTGCGTGATCAGGATGTCGTGTTCGGCCTCGAAGCGGGCGGAGATGTCGCCCTTCTCGCTGACGAACAGGGAGGCATCCATTTCGATCACATAGGGTGCCAGCCCCTGGAACCCGAACACACCATAGGTCCGTGACGGGTCGTCGGGCCGGAAATCATGCCGTATGCCGGCCTGGACATCCCAGAAATCGGCGATCATGCGGCTGTAGAGCAGCTGCACTTCCGCCTTCTCGACCGTGTCGTCGCGGACATATTCGCCCTCGGTCTTCAGGTACAGCTTCTGGACATCGCCGCCGATCCAGCCCTGCGCCTTCCACGCCACCGTATCCTGCCCGTCGCGCCAGCCATGCTCCAGCTGATCGACCAGCAGGCTGCCGAACAGCATGTCATGGCCGTCGGCCGCCAGCGACGGCCCGGAAGCCGCCAGCAGGAGGCCCAGACCGGCGAGCCCGTGCTTCAGCGCCCTGCTCATGCCCGGCCCTTTCCGCTGGCGTCGGCCGTGGGCCGTTCGACGATGAAGCGCGTCATCATGCCCGAGGCCATGTGGTACATGAGATGGCAGTGGAACGGCCAGTCGCCTGGCTCGTCCGCCGTCAGCAGGACCGACACTTCCTTGCCCGGCGGCACGATTACCACATGCTTCAGCGGCCGCCGGTCGGTCTCGCCATTCTCCAGCTCGACGAACATGCCGTGCAGGTGCATCGGATGCGCCATCATGGTCTCGTTCACATAGCGGATGCGCACCCGCTCGCCATAGGCCACCCGGACCGGCTCGCCCTGCTCGAACTTCCGGCCGTTCAGCGTCCAGATATAGCGCTCCATGATGCCGGACAGCCGCACCAGGATTTCCTGGCCGGGTTCGCGGTCGTCGCTATTCCTGGCAAAGGCCTTCAGATCGGCATAGGACAACGCCTTCTCGCCGGGCAGCGTGCCGGCCTGGTCCCAGCCGACAGGCGGCCCGCCATCCGCCGGAACGGGCGCAGCCATGGCGTGGCCGGCATGGGCGCCATGCCCTGCGGCGGTCGGTACGGGTGCCGCATGGTTCATTCCGCC encodes the following:
- a CDS encoding copper resistance protein B encodes the protein MSRALKHGLAGLGLLLAASGPSLAADGHDMLFGSLLVDQLEHGWRDGQDTVAWKAQGWIGGDVQKLYLKTEGEYVRDDTVEKAEVQLLYSRMIADFWDVQAGIRHDFRPDDPSRTYGVFGFQGLAPYVIEMDASLFVSEKGDISARFEAEHDILITQRLIAQPKLEVSAALQEVEELGIGSGLNDI
- a CDS encoding multicopper oxidase domain-containing protein, with product LEWGDMRMDPTDLADVTGYAFLVNGRGPQDNWTGLFEPGERIRLRFINASAMSFFDVRIPDLPMTVIAADGQFVVPVQAHEFRFGVGETYDVIVRPQADRAFIIMAEPLDRSGYARATLAPRPGMEAEIPPLRPRAILAMSDMNHGAMGMDHGTMDQGAPGHAAHGGMAHGGMNHAAPVPTAAGHGAHAGHAMAAPVPADGGPPVGWDQAGTLPGEKALSYADLKAFARNSDDREPGQEILVRLSGIMERYIWTLNGRKFEQGEPVRVAYGERVRIRYVNETMMAHPMHLHGMFVELENGETDRRPLKHVVIVPPGKEVSVLLTADEPGDWPFHCHLMYHMASGMMTRFIVERPTADASGKGRA